The genomic segment GGGGCCGAAGCGACGCCGGAACCGGTCCAGCCGGCTTCCGGCCCGGCTTCCACCGGCAACTGACTGTCGGGGATCGTTTTCTTCGGCTCCGCCTCCCGCCGTCCCCGCAGCCTCCTCTGCCTCGGCCTCATCCAACCAGTCGGCCGGGAAGGAGTCGGCGACTGCCCGGTCGAGCCGGGTGGTGAAATCGGGCCGCGGCTCCGGGCGGGCTTCAACCAGGTCGGCGGCCAGGGTGGAAAAATCGGTCAGGTCGGCATCCACCGGACGACCCTCCGCCCCGGCCTCGATCGCCCTCAGTTCGCGTTCCTGCTCGGGTGTGAGTGTGTGGTCGGTCATCGGAGATCCTCCTTGCAGGCGTTGCGGAGTCGGGTCATGGCGCGGTGAACTCGGGTGCCGACGTTGGTTACCGAGACCCCGGTGGTCTCGGCGATCTCGGCATTGGACAGACCGGCGAAGAACTTGAGTGAGATCACCTCGCGGTCGGCCGGCCGCAGCGTGTCGAGTGCCGCATCCAGGGCCACCCGCCGGTCGCGCCGTTCCAGCCGGCCGAGAGCGTCGCTGTCCGGATCGACGTCAACCGGCTCCCGGGTAAGCGGAACCTCCCGCTTTCGCTTGCGCAACTCGTCCAGCGCGGCGTTGCGGGCAATCCCGAAGAGCCAGCCTCTCGCGGTGCCGCGGGCCGGATTGAACCGATGCCACTTGCGGAAGGCCCGTTCGAAGGTGAGCGCGGTCACGTCCTCGGCCGCGGTCTGGTCGCGCAGGAGCCCGGCCACATAGGAGTAGAGATCGTCTCGACTTTCGCGATAGGCCGCCTCGAAACTGTCGGGCCGGTCGGGCGCGGAAGCGGATCCCGCTGCGAGAGCACCGGGGTCCGGTCCGGTAGCGGTTTCAAGAGTGGCGATCATGCCCCTTCTACGATCGAACCGGAAAACCGTCACACCTCCGCTGCCGACCACCGGTGAACTCTCCTCGTTCAAGTGTTGCCGTGCTCCGCCCCCACAGTATCCCCCGGGGCTCACCGGACCGGTACGGTTGGCCGATGCCACGACGTCCAGAGCCTGGCCCGTCCGAGGCCGCCAACTTCGGTGAGCCGAGCCAGCCGCGGTCGGCTGCCTCGCTGATCCTGCTGCGCGATTCCGGCTCCCGGGGCCCCGAGGTATTGATGCTGAAGCGGTCCGCCGAATCGCACTTCATGCCGAGTGTCTGGGTTTTCCCCGGAGGTTCGGTCGACCCCGAGGACGGTGCCGGCCTCGACGGCCTCAAGAGCTGTGCCCGCCGGGAG from the Solirubrobacterales bacterium genome contains:
- a CDS encoding sigma-70 family RNA polymerase sigma factor, with amino-acid sequence MIATLETATGPDPGALAAGSASAPDRPDSFEAAYRESRDDLYSYVAGLLRDQTAAEDVTALTFERAFRKWHRFNPARGTARGWLFGIARNAALDELRKRKREVPLTREPVDVDPDSDALGRLERRDRRVALDAALDTLRPADREVISLKFFAGLSNAEIAETTGVSVTNVGTRVHRAMTRLRNACKEDLR